The following proteins come from a genomic window of Varunaivibrio sulfuroxidans:
- a CDS encoding FAD-dependent oxidoreductase, translated as MSEERKIGVYLCSGCGIGDAVNLDTMESVATGEMKAAGCKRHGALCSDEGVKLITDDIASGEANSVVIAACSPRVMTDKFNFEGTSMVRANIREQVVWSHPAGDEDTQMLADDQVRMGVTQAKFITLPEAYTEGEFSETVLVVGGGFVGLTAALEASKSGHKAILVERSDRLGGWAAGWSKIMPHTPPYREPQDNPVAELIKTVEADANITVMTDTVVAKTAGMPGRFTVDFSKGGATTTETVGAIVVATGWRPYDANKLGHLGYGASPDVVTNVELEAMLTAGPVARKSDGKAPKTVAFVQCAGSRDPAHLPYCSSVCCGASIKHAIQLIDADPEVMCYVIFDELRTPGTAEEFYRSAQEKGVIFVKGKVSGVDDKLTVTYHDDLLGDDIPMEGLDMVVLATGMVPNSTNVEAPTVEIKDEQKVYITSDINPTAPITVAGYKEGVEAPAPVERPEEALPEGAPILNLQYRQGPHIPILADGFSDSHYICFPYETRRTGIYTCGPVRRPMDMGEAGLDAGGAVLKAIQAIRNVRDGRSLHPRTGDLSFPKFGLDQCTKCRRCTVECPFGAIDEREDDYPVLNPSRCRRCGTCMGACPVRTIRFDNYSVDMINAMSGSCEIPDEFSGKARILVLACENDAYPALDMAGINRHTYSAYVRVIPVRCLGSVSMLNVSEGLSKGYDGVILMGCKSGDDYQCHFVKGSGLAQERMGKVEETLKSMMLEKERVETMEIAISDSALVGKLIDDFAANIESIGLNPFKGF; from the coding sequence ATGTCTGAAGAACGTAAAATCGGCGTCTATCTATGCAGCGGTTGCGGCATCGGCGACGCCGTCAATCTGGATACCATGGAAAGTGTCGCCACCGGTGAAATGAAAGCCGCCGGTTGCAAGCGCCACGGCGCGCTGTGCAGCGACGAAGGCGTCAAGCTGATCACGGACGACATCGCCTCGGGCGAGGCCAACTCCGTGGTGATCGCCGCCTGCTCGCCCCGCGTGATGACCGACAAATTCAATTTCGAAGGCACCTCCATGGTGCGCGCAAATATTCGCGAACAGGTCGTGTGGTCGCACCCCGCGGGCGATGAAGACACCCAGATGCTGGCCGACGATCAGGTGCGCATGGGCGTCACCCAGGCCAAGTTCATCACCTTGCCCGAAGCCTACACCGAGGGCGAGTTTTCCGAAACGGTCCTCGTCGTAGGCGGCGGATTCGTGGGTCTTACCGCGGCCCTGGAAGCGTCGAAATCCGGCCACAAGGCGATTTTGGTCGAACGCTCCGACCGTCTCGGCGGATGGGCGGCGGGCTGGTCCAAGATCATGCCCCACACACCCCCCTATCGCGAACCTCAGGACAATCCGGTCGCCGAGCTGATCAAAACGGTGGAGGCCGACGCCAACATCACCGTCATGACCGACACCGTGGTCGCCAAGACGGCGGGCATGCCGGGGCGCTTCACCGTTGACTTCAGCAAGGGCGGCGCCACCACGACCGAGACCGTCGGCGCCATCGTCGTCGCCACCGGCTGGCGGCCCTACGACGCCAATAAACTCGGCCACCTGGGCTACGGCGCATCGCCGGACGTCGTCACCAACGTCGAATTGGAAGCCATGCTCACGGCCGGCCCCGTGGCCCGTAAATCCGACGGCAAGGCGCCCAAAACGGTGGCCTTCGTACAGTGCGCCGGATCGCGCGATCCCGCCCACTTGCCCTACTGTTCTTCGGTATGCTGCGGCGCGTCGATCAAGCACGCCATTCAACTTATCGACGCCGACCCCGAAGTGATGTGCTACGTCATTTTCGATGAACTGCGCACCCCCGGCACGGCCGAGGAATTTTATCGTTCCGCCCAGGAAAAGGGCGTCATCTTCGTCAAGGGCAAGGTTTCCGGCGTCGATGATAAACTGACCGTCACCTATCACGACGATTTGCTTGGCGACGACATCCCCATGGAAGGTCTGGACATGGTCGTCCTGGCGACCGGCATGGTGCCCAATTCGACCAATGTCGAGGCCCCTACGGTGGAAATCAAGGACGAGCAAAAGGTTTATATCACCAGCGATATCAACCCCACCGCACCGATCACCGTCGCCGGATATAAGGAAGGCGTCGAGGCGCCCGCCCCGGTCGAGCGCCCCGAAGAAGCGCTTCCCGAGGGCGCGCCGATCCTCAACCTGCAGTACCGCCAGGGACCACATATCCCGATCCTCGCCGACGGTTTCTCCGACAGCCATTACATCTGTTTTCCTTATGAAACGCGGCGGACCGGAATTTACACCTGTGGGCCGGTGCGCCGCCCGATGGATATGGGCGAGGCCGGGCTGGACGCCGGCGGCGCCGTCCTGAAAGCCATTCAGGCGATTCGCAACGTTCGCGATGGCCGCTCCTTGCACCCGCGCACCGGCGACCTGTCGTTTCCCAAATTCGGCCTCGATCAATGCACCAAATGCCGGCGCTGCACGGTGGAGTGCCCATTCGGCGCCATCGATGAACGCGAAGACGACTATCCCGTCCTCAACCCGTCGCGCTGTCGGCGCTGCGGCACCTGCATGGGGGCCTGCCCTGTGCGCACCATCCGTTTCGACAATTATTCGGTCGATATGATCAACGCCATGTCGGGGTCGTGTGAAATTCCCGACGAATTTTCCGGTAAGGCCCGGATTTTGGTGCTGGCGTGCGAGAACGACGCCTACCCCGCGCTCGACATGGCGGGCATCAACCGGCACACCTATTCGGCCTATGTGCGCGTCATTCCGGTGCGTTGCCTAGGCTCGGTGAGCATGCTCAACGTTTCCGAAGGCCTGTCCAAGGGCTACGACGGCGTCATCTTGATGGGGTGTAAATCCGGCGATGACTACCAGTGTCACTTCGTCAAGGGGTCGGGTTTGGCCCAGGAACGCATGGGCAAGGTCGAGGAAACGCTAAAATCGATGATGTTGGAAAAGGAACGCGTCGAAACGATGGAAATCGCCATCTCCGACTCGGCGCTCGTCGGCAAATTAATCGACGATTTCGCCGCCAATATCGAAAGCATCGGGCTCAATCCTTTCAAGGGGTTTTAG
- a CDS encoding CoB--CoM heterodisulfide reductase iron-sulfur subunit A family protein, translating to MSNGSVNSQTILVVGGGIAGVSAAVEAAESGYEVVLLENAPTLGGRVAKLNRYFPKLCHPTCGLEINFQRIKKLKNLKIFTMSSVAQVAGEKGNFTVSVKTTPRYVKANCTACGACAQAAESDVANAFNYNLDTVKAAYLPHEMAFPMRYVIDPSVIGTPEADKIKAACSYDAVDLDEVESTFDINVGAIIWATGWRPYDPAKITPYSYGESPDIITNVEMERLAAHDGPTHGKILRPSNGEAPKKVALIQCAGSRDYNHLPYCSRICCLGSLKHAAYIREQYAESEVDIYYIDIRAHDKLESFHVKLKADPQVSFRKSKPASIEVGDDGGPIVKGEDTITREVYARPYDLVVLATGMEPSNAQDRAPVTIEQDEYGFMVPHQGDKDGMISAGVASGPLDVSMSVQSATAAALKAIQAVSSNA from the coding sequence ATGTCCAACGGATCAGTCAACAGCCAGACCATTTTGGTCGTGGGTGGTGGTATTGCCGGCGTCAGCGCGGCCGTCGAAGCGGCGGAATCGGGTTATGAGGTCGTTCTCCTCGAAAACGCGCCGACATTGGGGGGAAGGGTCGCCAAACTCAACCGCTATTTCCCCAAACTCTGCCATCCCACTTGCGGCCTGGAAATTAATTTCCAACGTATTAAAAAGCTTAAAAATTTAAAAATCTTCACCATGTCCAGCGTCGCTCAGGTGGCCGGCGAAAAAGGAAATTTCACGGTTTCGGTGAAAACCACGCCGCGTTACGTGAAGGCCAATTGCACCGCCTGCGGGGCCTGCGCCCAGGCCGCCGAGAGCGATGTCGCCAACGCCTTCAATTACAATCTGGACACGGTCAAGGCTGCGTACCTTCCTCACGAGATGGCGTTCCCGATGCGCTACGTCATCGACCCCAGCGTGATCGGCACCCCCGAGGCCGATAAAATCAAGGCGGCTTGTTCGTATGACGCCGTCGATCTGGACGAGGTGGAGAGCACGTTCGACATCAACGTCGGGGCGATCATTTGGGCCACCGGTTGGCGACCCTACGATCCCGCCAAGATCACGCCGTATTCATATGGAGAAAGCCCCGACATCATCACCAATGTCGAGATGGAGCGCCTCGCCGCCCACGACGGACCGACCCACGGCAAGATTTTGCGCCCCTCCAACGGCGAGGCGCCGAAAAAGGTCGCGCTGATCCAATGCGCCGGTTCGCGCGATTACAACCACCTGCCCTACTGCTCGCGCATCTGTTGTCTGGGCAGCCTCAAGCATGCCGCTTACATCCGTGAGCAGTACGCCGAGAGCGAGGTCGATATCTATTACATCGATATCCGCGCCCACGACAAATTGGAAAGCTTCCACGTCAAGCTAAAGGCCGACCCCCAGGTGTCGTTCCGCAAATCGAAACCCGCCTCGATCGAGGTCGGCGACGATGGCGGCCCCATCGTCAAAGGCGAAGATACGATCACCCGCGAGGTCTACGCCCGCCCTTACGATCTGGTGGTTCTGGCCACCGGGATGGAGCCGTCGAACGCTCAGGACCGCGCGCCCGTCACCATCGAGCAGGACGAATACGGGTTCATGGTTCCTCACCAGGGGGATAAGGACGGCATGATTTCCGCGGGCGTCGCTTCGGGGCCCCTTGATGTATCCATGTCCGTGCAGTCGGCGACGGCCGCCGCGCTGAAGGCTATTCAAGCCGTCAGCTCCAACGCTTAA